In the genome of Columba livia isolate bColLiv1 breed racing homer chromosome 1, bColLiv1.pat.W.v2, whole genome shotgun sequence, the window ACCACTCAAAGAGGCCCAGCACAGCAATTTGCCAGCCGGATGGTGCTGTCTGTTTATTCCCAGGTGCAATACTGCTGGGATTAAGACATTTACTTCAACTCTGACAGACCTTGGGTGCACCTGGCACCAGCAACATGTCCTTCCAGTTTTACCCTTCCCAGCTGAGGACACCTGTCAAACTGCAGTCAGGGAGGACCCACCCTGTTACTGTTGGCACTGCTTTTGTTCTGGCCCTGTGCCCACCTTCTCACTGCCCAAACATTAGAGGAAAGAAGTTCCTCAAGAACTTGCTAACAGTGGTGCTACTGTTTGGTTCAGAGCTCTTGTGCCTCCCAAATCCCACTGCTTTGTCACTGCGCACTCATCCCTAACAGCGCTCCTCCCCGATGGTGTGTCCCAAGACCTCATCCAGTTCCAGCTCTGGTTCTCGCTGTAGCActctctgctgcagctcagagTAGAAGTCGATTCCTTCAGAGACTGAACGGAGGGGCTTGTTGTGGGGCTCATAGTAGCTGCTTATTTGCTGCTGTATGAAGCACTGGTGATGCTGAGGCTGATCCTTGAAGCTCCCGTTGTAGCCCTTGATGTGGGTCCTTTTGAACTCCAGCACTGTCTTTGTGTAGGTGTTGAGAGTGGTGACAGCAGAGGCCATGCAGCAGGTGAAAGAGGCCCAGGCCATGCTGCAGAAGAGACACAAGAATAGCACATGCTGTGACAAGCCAAGTAGGGTAAGGAATTGACCTGCATGCACTGTGGTGCACCCTGATTTGCCAGGCAGAAGCTGTTGGGCATGGACATGAACTAGAAATACTACGGCTCATAACATTACAGTTCTTAGGGATTATCCCACCACAGGATGCTGCTTAGATTGGTGGGGTGAACACTGGTCATCCTTGACACAGGAAAGGGAGGGatgcagggaaaagaaaaagggcagcAGGAAAGTCTGTAACTGCACAGCTTGGAACCAAGTTCTGTATTGCAGGGCTGCTCAGTGTCTTCGCGGGCACGAGGCATGTCTACTTGAGCATAACCAGACAACCGTGCTGACATTTGATGTCCGCAGCTGGCACGTGACACTGAAGTGTTTAAGTCTTAAGAATCAGTGTGGTCACCATCAGTACAGCATTACAATTTGAGCCTTCACTTTCCATGAGCACTTGCAAAGCTCAGCCATCTGTTTTTCAAGTTAGTTATGGCATAACAGCTGCAGACAGCTCCTTTAGCCTTTAGAAAAAGGAACCCTGAGCCACCTGCTTTTTGCAGCTGCTCTTCCTAGTTACAGTGTCCACATCTTTAAGCATGTGTCTAGGTATGGTGCTGCAGGAATATGTCCTTTGGATTTGGTTAGTGAAGGTGCCAAACCAGCATGCAACTTATttaaactgcagaaaaacaaggtGTTTGAGAACATCATCGCAGGTGTGACACTGGCCTCTGCACACAGGGAACGGCTGAGACCGAACAGGGCAAACCAGCATTGGGCAAACCTGATTAGTCAGCAGGCACTTGTTTAGGTATGACCCCATTGTTTTGCTAGTCCTTGGTAGCTACTCATTTAAGTAACTCAGTGACTATTTGTTAAAGCAGGGGATGAGGCAAAGACAGGAGATTAGCAGTAGGAAAACCATAGTACACCTGTCTTTGGAAACACGGAAGGTCAAGAAGGGAGGAGGTGGGTTTCAGCAGGGTGTAGCATGAATGAAACTCaaagggctggggaggtgaAGATGGCTTCAGAGCTCACGTACTAGTACGCCCAGCCATAGTCCCATGAGTGCGGTCGCCAGTCCTCTGGTCCCAGATTAACTGTT includes:
- the GSG1 gene encoding germ cell-specific gene 1 protein isoform X2; translated protein: MCGMREEKCRSFIELSPPAERGILWLSLGSEMLYISLLLISFILLMSEMLHTGNPVCGLKLNAFAAVSSVLSGLLGMVAHMMYSQVFQATVNLGPEDWRPHSWDYGWAYYMAWASFTCCMASAVTTLNTYTKTVLEFKRTHIKGYNGSFKDQPQHHQCFIQQQISSYYEPHNKPLRSVSEGIDFYSELQQRVLQREPELELDEVLGHTIGEERC